A single genomic interval of Microbulbifer variabilis harbors:
- the aroB gene encoding 3-dehydroquinate synthase, translating into MHCFNVELGERSYPIVIGSKLLADSQYLLPYLRGRQICVVTNETVAPLYLSRLLDGLSDFDKVDVVELPDGEAFKTLDTVNRIFDALLEQRHNRTTTLIALGGGVVGDMCGFAAACYQRGVDFIQVPTTLLAQVDSSVGGKTGVNHPLGKNMIGAFYQPRLVLADMDTLTTLPDREFSAGIAEVIKYGLICDAPFFHWIETNIDALLSRDPKALAYAVDRCCRDKAEVVASDEREAGRRAILNFGHTFGHAIETVQGYGRWLHGEAVAAGMVMALELSHLLGDVDGELVQRVRQLLQKAQLPQQSPADMSVDDFLQAMQLDKKVLDGKLRLVLLRSLGDAKVVDDTPQEKVIDALRNCGAR; encoded by the coding sequence ACTGGGGGAGCGCAGTTACCCCATTGTCATTGGGTCCAAGTTATTAGCCGACTCACAATATTTACTGCCCTATTTACGTGGGCGCCAGATCTGTGTGGTTACAAATGAGACAGTGGCTCCCCTGTATTTGTCCCGCTTACTGGATGGGCTCTCTGATTTCGATAAGGTTGATGTTGTCGAACTACCCGACGGGGAAGCCTTCAAGACTCTGGATACCGTCAATCGAATTTTTGACGCTCTATTGGAACAGCGTCACAACCGCACGACTACGCTAATTGCCCTAGGGGGTGGTGTTGTGGGAGATATGTGTGGATTTGCCGCTGCCTGTTATCAGCGCGGCGTCGATTTTATTCAGGTGCCCACTACACTCCTTGCCCAGGTGGACTCCTCTGTGGGAGGTAAGACTGGCGTCAATCACCCGCTAGGTAAAAACATGATTGGGGCTTTTTACCAGCCCCGGCTAGTACTTGCCGATATGGATACATTGACGACCCTGCCAGATCGTGAATTCTCAGCAGGCATAGCTGAAGTAATCAAGTATGGCCTGATCTGTGATGCACCATTTTTCCACTGGATAGAGACCAATATCGATGCACTCTTATCGCGAGATCCCAAGGCTTTGGCTTATGCCGTGGATCGTTGCTGTCGTGATAAGGCAGAGGTTGTGGCTAGTGATGAGCGTGAGGCAGGCCGCCGTGCCATATTAAACTTTGGTCATACCTTTGGACATGCAATTGAGACTGTGCAGGGCTACGGGCGTTGGTTGCATGGTGAGGCGGTGGCCGCAGGAATGGTGATGGCCCTGGAGCTCTCGCATTTACTGGGAGACGTGGACGGTGAATTGGTACAGCGTGTTCGTCAGTTGCTGCAAAAAGCCCAGTTGCCGCAGCAGTCTCCCGCGGATATGAGTGTCGATGATTTTCTGCAAGCTATGCAGTTAGATAAGAAAGTGCTGGATGGCAAGTTGCGTTTAGTATTGCTGAGATCTTTGGGGGACGCAAAAGTTGTCGATGATACGCCTCAGGAAAAAGTTATAGATGCGCTAAGGAACTGTGGTGCCAGGTGA
- the gltB gene encoding glutamate synthase large subunit: protein MGSSLYQLDEFKDNCGFGLIAHLQGVASHKLVQTAIESLTCMTHRGGIAADGKTGDGCGLLLQKPDKFLREKALKLFGLELTETYAVGSVMLPLDDGEAQSARQIFESELQAQGMRIVGWRTVPTNPECLGPIARDCQPRFEQLLINDAEEPLGEARFNARLYVARRKAELQLSGDVYIASLSTSVLSYKGLMIPADLPKFFPELADPRLETAICVFHQRFSTNTMPRWPLAQPFRLLAHNGEINTITGNRNWSVARTNKFVTELIPELNALVPLVNREGSDSSSLDNMLEMLLAGGMELHRAVRMLVPPAWQNVEGMDADLRAFYEYISMHMEPWDGPAGLVMTDGRHAVCTLDRNGLRPSRWVITKDDIITVASEVGVYNYAPEDVVAKGRLGPGQMLSVDTQEGKLYHTADIDNMLKRAQPYKRWLKEKARRIRSTLVTAPVDNNFSHQQFKVYQKLFSSSLEERDKVVRPMAEAGQEAVGSMGDDTPMAVLSRYNRSLYDYFRQQFAQVTNPPIDPLRETVVMSLETCLGREKSVFEETPEHADRVILSSPVLSHMKYTALLSLDRPGFDAEIFDLNYDPANLDLHSAIERLCAKVEASVRAGTVIVVLSDRDIRQGHLPIDALLATGAVHHHLVHAGLRCDSNVVVDTASARDAHQLACLVGVGATAVHPYFSYSIINHLIDRGELLLDAAEAQKNYRNGIIKGLLKILSKMGISTVASYRGALLFELVGLSKEVVDLCFPGAPTRIEGAGFAELQADMAARADIAWKARKPVSPGGLHKYVHGTEYHTFNPDVVTALRRAASTGDYSAWRDYSELVNQRPVATLRDMLAFKENLEPVPLEEVEPAEQIVRRFDSAAMSLGALSPEAHESLAQAMNRLGGRSNSGEGGEDPARFGTDKVSKIKQIASGRFGVTPHYLVNAEVLQIKVAQGAKPGEGGQLPGGKVNDLIARLRYSVPGVTLISPPPHHDIYSIEDLAQLIYDLKQVNPDALVSVKLVSRPGVGTIAAGVAKAYADLITISGYDGGTAASPITSIRYAGSPWELGLAETHQTLRANDLRGKVRVQTDGGLKTGLDVVKAAILGAESFGFGTAPMVAIGCKYLRICHLNNCATGIATQRKNLRDAHYIGTAEMAMNFFRFVAEETREWMASIGVRTMEELVGRVDLLRIIEGETNKQKKLDLSPLLHTDALLDSKPQTCQQATNEPWDKGELAECMVEEILPAIENLTGGEFSFEVTNCDRSLGARLSGEIAKRHGNQGMVEAPIKLNLNGVAGQSFGVWNAGGLEMYLEGDANDYVGKGMAGGKLVIRPPEGSEFASQDTSIVGNTCLYGATGGELFAAGRAGERFAVRNSGAFAVVEGAGDHCCEYMTGGMVAVLGRTGYNFGAGMTGGFAYVLDLERDFFDRCNHELIELRRISSEILEPHQSHLREVIETYVAETGSAWGEELLDNFDDYLSRFWLVKPKAASLADLLSDVRKRGE from the coding sequence ATGGGTAGCAGTCTGTATCAGTTGGATGAGTTTAAGGACAACTGTGGTTTTGGTCTGATCGCTCATTTACAGGGTGTGGCGAGCCATAAGTTAGTACAGACGGCCATTGAGTCCCTCACCTGTATGACTCACCGCGGCGGTATTGCCGCCGATGGTAAAACTGGCGATGGCTGTGGCTTACTGCTGCAGAAGCCCGATAAATTCCTGCGTGAGAAAGCGCTAAAGTTGTTCGGTCTGGAGCTCACTGAGACCTATGCCGTAGGTTCGGTGATGTTGCCTCTGGATGACGGTGAGGCGCAGAGCGCTCGCCAAATCTTTGAGTCTGAGCTGCAGGCGCAAGGAATGCGGATTGTTGGTTGGCGCACAGTGCCCACTAACCCCGAGTGTCTTGGCCCCATCGCCAGGGACTGCCAACCTCGCTTCGAACAACTGCTGATTAATGATGCCGAAGAGCCACTGGGTGAAGCCCGTTTTAATGCTCGGCTGTATGTGGCCCGGCGTAAGGCCGAGTTGCAGCTGAGTGGTGATGTTTATATCGCCAGCCTATCTACTAGTGTGCTCTCCTACAAAGGACTGATGATCCCGGCGGATCTGCCAAAATTCTTCCCTGAGTTGGCGGATCCGCGCCTGGAAACCGCTATCTGTGTTTTCCACCAGCGCTTCTCTACCAATACCATGCCGCGCTGGCCTCTGGCCCAGCCTTTCCGCCTGCTGGCGCACAATGGTGAAATTAATACCATTACCGGCAACCGCAATTGGTCGGTGGCGCGCACCAACAAATTTGTTACCGAGCTGATTCCCGAGCTGAATGCGCTGGTACCGCTGGTGAACCGCGAGGGCTCCGACTCCTCCAGTTTGGATAATATGCTGGAGATGCTGTTGGCGGGTGGTATGGAGCTACACCGTGCGGTGCGTATGCTGGTGCCGCCGGCCTGGCAAAATGTTGAGGGCATGGATGCAGACCTGCGCGCTTTCTATGAATACATCTCCATGCATATGGAGCCCTGGGATGGCCCCGCCGGCTTGGTGATGACCGATGGCCGTCACGCGGTATGTACTCTCGACCGCAACGGCCTGCGCCCGTCCCGCTGGGTGATTACCAAAGACGATATTATTACCGTGGCTTCGGAAGTCGGTGTTTATAACTATGCACCGGAAGATGTAGTAGCTAAAGGGCGTCTCGGGCCCGGGCAGATGCTTTCTGTGGATACCCAGGAAGGCAAGCTGTACCACACTGCCGATATCGACAATATGCTCAAGCGCGCCCAGCCTTATAAACGCTGGCTGAAAGAGAAGGCGCGCCGTATTCGCTCCACCTTAGTGACTGCGCCGGTTGACAATAATTTTTCCCACCAACAGTTTAAGGTCTACCAGAAACTGTTCAGTTCCTCTCTGGAGGAGCGCGATAAGGTAGTGCGTCCGATGGCGGAAGCCGGCCAGGAAGCGGTGGGTTCCATGGGCGACGATACGCCGATGGCGGTGCTGTCCCGCTACAACCGCTCGCTCTACGATTACTTCCGCCAGCAGTTTGCCCAAGTGACCAATCCGCCTATAGACCCGCTGCGGGAAACGGTGGTGATGTCCCTGGAAACCTGCTTGGGCCGTGAAAAATCCGTGTTTGAGGAGACGCCAGAGCACGCCGACCGCGTGATTCTGTCCTCGCCGGTGCTCTCCCATATGAAATACACCGCGTTACTGTCGCTGGATCGCCCCGGCTTCGACGCGGAGATTTTCGACCTGAACTACGATCCGGCAAATCTGGATCTTCATAGTGCAATTGAACGTCTGTGTGCCAAGGTAGAGGCTTCTGTTCGTGCCGGCACCGTGATTGTGGTGCTGTCCGACCGCGATATTCGCCAGGGCCATCTGCCCATAGATGCGCTGCTCGCCACCGGTGCCGTGCACCATCATTTGGTGCATGCGGGCCTGCGCTGTGATTCCAATGTGGTGGTGGATACCGCCAGTGCACGGGATGCGCACCAGCTCGCCTGCTTGGTGGGTGTGGGAGCGACGGCAGTACATCCCTATTTCTCCTACAGCATTATTAATCACCTAATCGACAGGGGGGAGCTGCTGCTGGATGCGGCAGAAGCGCAGAAGAATTACCGCAACGGCATCATCAAGGGCCTGTTAAAAATCCTGTCAAAAATGGGTATCTCTACGGTAGCCTCTTACCGCGGTGCGCTGTTGTTTGAGTTGGTCGGTCTTTCCAAAGAGGTGGTGGACCTGTGTTTCCCCGGTGCACCCACTCGTATCGAAGGCGCCGGCTTTGCCGAGTTGCAGGCAGATATGGCCGCGCGCGCGGATATCGCCTGGAAAGCGCGTAAGCCGGTGTCCCCCGGCGGCCTGCACAAATATGTGCATGGCACCGAATACCATACCTTCAACCCGGATGTGGTGACGGCCCTGCGCCGAGCGGCCAGTACAGGGGATTACTCCGCTTGGCGTGATTACTCGGAACTGGTCAACCAGCGCCCGGTGGCAACCTTGCGGGATATGCTGGCTTTCAAGGAAAACCTCGAGCCTGTGCCATTGGAGGAAGTGGAGCCGGCCGAGCAGATTGTGCGTCGCTTTGACTCCGCAGCTATGTCCCTGGGAGCTCTGTCTCCCGAGGCGCACGAATCTCTGGCTCAGGCCATGAACCGCCTGGGTGGACGCTCCAACAGCGGAGAGGGCGGTGAAGATCCGGCCCGTTTTGGCACCGACAAAGTCTCCAAAATCAAACAGATCGCCTCCGGCCGTTTCGGCGTGACGCCGCACTATCTGGTCAATGCCGAAGTGCTGCAGATCAAGGTGGCTCAGGGCGCTAAGCCCGGTGAGGGTGGTCAGTTGCCCGGTGGCAAAGTGAATGACCTGATTGCTCGGCTGCGCTACTCGGTGCCCGGTGTCACTCTGATTTCACCGCCACCGCACCACGATATCTACTCCATTGAGGATCTGGCCCAGCTGATCTACGACCTCAAACAGGTTAACCCGGATGCACTGGTATCCGTGAAGCTGGTTTCCCGTCCAGGAGTTGGCACTATCGCCGCTGGCGTGGCTAAGGCTTATGCGGATTTAATTACCATTTCCGGCTATGACGGCGGTACTGCAGCGAGCCCGATCACCTCTATTCGCTATGCTGGTTCACCTTGGGAATTGGGTCTGGCGGAAACACACCAGACCCTGCGAGCCAATGACTTGCGCGGCAAAGTTCGTGTGCAGACGGATGGGGGCCTTAAAACTGGCTTGGATGTAGTCAAGGCGGCGATTCTCGGTGCGGAGAGCTTCGGCTTTGGTACTGCGCCAATGGTGGCGATTGGCTGTAAATACCTGCGTATCTGTCACCTGAATAACTGTGCCACGGGTATCGCGACCCAGCGCAAGAACTTGCGCGATGCGCACTATATCGGCACCGCAGAAATGGCGATGAACTTCTTCCGCTTTGTTGCCGAGGAAACCCGCGAATGGATGGCGAGCATTGGTGTGCGCACCATGGAAGAGCTGGTCGGCCGTGTAGACCTACTTCGCATCATTGAGGGAGAAACCAACAAGCAGAAGAAACTGGATCTGTCGCCGCTGTTGCATACCGATGCACTACTCGATAGCAAACCGCAAACCTGCCAGCAGGCCACAAATGAGCCCTGGGATAAGGGCGAGTTGGCCGAGTGCATGGTGGAAGAAATTCTACCCGCCATTGAGAACCTGACTGGTGGTGAATTCAGCTTCGAGGTGACCAACTGCGATCGCTCTCTGGGGGCGCGTCTTTCTGGCGAGATCGCCAAGCGCCACGGCAACCAGGGCATGGTGGAGGCGCCAATAAAACTCAACCTCAATGGAGTTGCCGGGCAGTCTTTCGGCGTATGGAACGCCGGAGGGCTGGAGATGTATCTCGAAGGGGATGCCAACGATTATGTCGGTAAGGGCATGGCCGGCGGCAAGTTGGTCATTCGCCCGCCTGAGGGCAGTGAGTTTGCTTCCCAAGACACCAGCATCGTCGGTAATACCTGCCTGTATGGCGCTACTGGCGGTGAGTTGTTTGCCGCTGGCCGCGCCGGCGAGCGCTTTGCTGTGCGCAATTCTGGCGCCTTCGCCGTAGTGGAAGGGGCCGGCGATCATTGCTGTGAATACATGACCGGTGGAATGGTCGCGGTGCTAGGGCGCACCGGCTACAACTTTGGTGCCGGTATGACCGGTGGTTTTGCCTATGTGCTGGATTTGGAGCGCGATTTCTTCGACCGCTGCAACCATGAGCTGATCGAGCTGCGTCGTATCAGTAGTGAAATTCTCGAGCCGCACCAGAGTCACCTGCGCGAGGTGATCGAAACCTATGTCGCGGAGACCGGCAGCGCCTGGGGTGAAGAGCTGCTGGATAACTTCGACGATTACCTGAGCCGATTCTGGCTGGTGAAACCCAAGGCAGCCAGCCTTGCGGATCTTCTTTCTGACGTGCGCAAGCGCGGCGAATAA